A region of Vitis riparia cultivar Riparia Gloire de Montpellier isolate 1030 chromosome 12, EGFV_Vit.rip_1.0, whole genome shotgun sequence DNA encodes the following proteins:
- the LOC117927210 gene encoding transcription factor MYB101-like, with translation MISNSGGGGALSDDATSGMGGNGGANQGLKKGPWTTAEDAVLVEYVKRHGEGNWNSVQKNSGLSRCGKSCRLRWANHLRPNLKKGAFSPEEERLIVELHAKLGNKWARMAAQLPGRTDNEIKNYWNTRVKRRQRAGLPLYPQGVQKEALHQQQQQQPVLPHSSSSMFSPFLSSPQQTKPSFNPTLSLFDQVNFTTSANPISSHANSSFLSNPSSQFKFFPNNNAGYTMPLSPVSPFQSSMSSLYNHSLTQSQLLSQSPVQFNSGSFDGSFNLNQPIVGSQFHPIVAVPGMNLKLPASPSPLQQTTPASSGATGDDYMISQSTTANTYAVAPPLSQDTSGLLDDMLKEAETLSRNENSKEENCVVQFGNAQAEDNSMAASNKGKHVLDGIVQNGAGQHMWSAYGNRQATPENQWADSCAAQAHAGMKRKKEQMEEIACMDDDLLSLLDWHHGYGDVSIGQLTNGIGANMGLDHTSPFSAPAATTTAATSTSATATATTSTTNPSLKQGMESCEWYTMPSIC, from the exons atgataagcaACAGCGGTGGTGGTGGTGCGTTGAGCGATGATGCGACGTCTGGGATGGGCGGCAATGGAGGGGCTAATCAGGGGCTGAAGAAGGGGCCGTGGACGACGGCAGAGGACGCGGTGCTGGTGGAGTATGTGAAGAGGCATGGAGAGGGGAACTGGAACTCTGTGCAGAAGAATTCAGGGCTGTCCAGGTGTGGGAAGAGTTGTAGGCTGAGATGGGCTAACCACTTGAGGCCTAATCTCAAGAAGGGTGCATTCTCTCCTGAAGAAGAGAGACTCATTGTTGAACTCCATGCTAAGCTTGGTAACAAATGGGCTCGCATGGCTGCTCAG TTACCAGGTCGAACAGACAACGAAATCAAGAACTACTGGAACACAAGGGTGAAGAGACGGCAGCGAGCTGGTCTGCCTTTGTATCCGCAAGGAGTTCAGAAAGAAGCACTTCaccagcagcagcagcagcagcccGTACTGCCCCATTCTTCATCTTCTATGTTTTCACCATTCCTGTCATCACCTCAGCAAACAAAGCCCAGTTTCAATCCTACTCTCTCGCTTTTCGATCAGGTCAATTTCACAACTTCTGCAAATCCTATAAGCAGCCACGCCAATTCATCTTTTCTCAGCAACCCCTCTTCCCAGTTTAAGTTTTTCCCCAACAACAATGCCGGTTATACTATGCCGTTGTCCCCTGTTTCACCATTCCAATCCTCGATGTCTTCTCTCTACAACCATAGCCTCACTCAATCCCAACTTCTTTCCCAGTCTCCAGTTCAGTTCAATTCTGGCAGCTTTGACGGCAGTTTCAATCTAAATCAGCCAATTGTGGGATCCCAATTTCACCCCATTGTTGCAGTTCCGGGGATGAATCTGAAACTTCCTGCATCCCCATCTCCACTACAACAAACCACCCCTGCTTCCTCAGGCGCAACCGGGGACGATTACATGATATCACAGTCAACCACTGCTAATACTTATGCGGTTGCTCCGCCACTGTCACAGGACACTAGTGGTTTGCTGGATGATATGTTGAAGGAGGCTGAAACTTTGTCCCGGAATGAGAATTCCAAGGAGGAAAACTGTGTAGTGCAGTTTGGGAATGCGCAAGCTGAGGACAACTCCATGGCTGCATCAAACAAGGGAAAACATGTCCTTGATGGGATTGTGCAGAACGGAGCTGGTCAGCATATGTGGTCTGCTTACGGGAACCGCCAGGCCACTCCTGAGAACCAGTGGGCTGATTCCTGCGCTGCTCAGGCACATGCTG GGATGAAGCGAAAGAAGGAACAAATGGAGGAGATTGCTTGCATGGATGATGATCTGTTGAGCCTACTAGACTGGCACCATGGCTATGGAGATGTATCAATTGGTCAGCTTACAAATGGGATTGGTGCTAACATGGGACTTGACCATACTTCACCCTTCTCAGCCCCCGCAGCCACCACCACCGCTGCCACCTCCACCTCTGCCACCGCCACCGCCACCACCAGCACCACCAACCCGAGCCTTAAACAGGGCATGGAGTCATGCGAATGGTACACCATGCCTAGCATTTGTTAA
- the LOC117927360 gene encoding probable membrane metalloprotease ARASP2, chloroplastic, translated as MLITFSSSPPSSSFSLIRFINSKSPISELGLKPRTHVSKSLSSSICYSFCSSSNLSFHSKNHFFCEKSRYPHGKRGNFRSWAMAGFDFGSLESAQSVVEAAAVLTAIIIVHESGHFLAAYLQGIHVSKFAVGFGPILAKFNANNVEYSIRAFPLGGFVGFPDNDPESDIPVDDENLLKNRPILDRVLVISAGVIANIIFAYVIIFVQVLSVGLPVQEAFPGVLVPEVRAFSAASRDGLLPGDIILAVNGIELPKSGSSSVSELVDAIKGSPKRNVLLKVERGKKDFDIGVTPDENSDGTGRIGVQLSPNIKISKVRPKNFLEAYNFAGKEFWGLSSNVLESLKQTFLNFSQTASKVSGPVAIIAVGAEVARSNTDGLYQFAAILNLNLAVINLLPLPALDGGSLFLILLEAARGGRKLPLELEQRIMSSGIMLVILLGLFLIVRDTLNLDFIKELL; from the coding sequence ATGCTCATAACCTTCTCATCTTCACCACCATCTTCGTCCTTTTCACTCATCAGATTCATCAATTCAAAATCACCCATTTCAGAGTTGGGTCTAAAACCCAGAACCCATGTCTCAAAATCTCTGTCTTCTTCCATTTGTTATTCGTTTTGCTCATCATCAAACCTCAGTTTTCATTCCAAGAACCATTTTTTCTGCGAGAAGAGTAGGTACCCTCATGGGAAGAGAGGAAATTTCAGGTCTTGGGCTATGGCCGGGTTTGATTTTGGGAGCTTGGAGAGTGCTCAGTCTGTTGTGGAGGCAGCTGCTGTGTTGACAGCCATCATTATTGTTCATGAAAGTGGTCATTTTCTTGCTGCTTATCTTCAGGGGATTCATGTAAGTAAATTTGCAGTTGGGTTTGGTCCAATTTTAGCTAAGTTTAACGCAAACAATGTAGAGTATTCCATTAGAGCATTTCCTCTTGGTGGATTTGTGGGGTTTCCTGATAATGATCCAGAGAGTGATATTCCGGTGGATGATGAAAATTTACTTAAGAATAGACCAATCTTGGATAGGGTTCTTGTCATTTCAGCAGGCGTAAttgcaaatataatatttgCCTATGTGATAATCTTTGTTCAAGTATTGTCTGTTGGATTGCCTGTACAAGAGGCCTTTCCTGGGGTGCTTGTGCCTGAGGTTCGAGCCTTCTCGGCTGCTTCCCGAGATGGATTGCTTCCAGGCGATATAATTCTTGCTGTTAATGGTATTGAATTGCCAAAATCAGGGTCTAGTTCAGTTTCTGAACTTGTTGATGCCATTAAGGGAAGTCCTAAAAGAAATGTGTTGCTCAAGGTTGAGAGGGGAAAGAAGGATTTTGACATTGGGGTTACCCCTGATGAGAATTCAGATGGAACAGGTAGAATAGGAGTTCAGTTATctccaaatattaaaatttcaaaagttagGCCAAAAAATTTTCTTGAGGCTTATAATTTTGCTGGAAAGGAATTCTGGGGTCTCTCTTCTAATGTTTTGGAGAGCTTGAAACAGACTTTCCTCAACTTTTCACAAACTGCCAGTAAGGTCTCGGGTCCAGTTGCGATTATTGCTGTTGGTGCAGAAGTTGCAAGGTCAAACACTGATGGGCTCTACCAATTTGCAGCCATCCTAAATCTTAACCTCGCAGTAATAAACCTTCTCCCATTACCTGCTTTAGATGGGGGGTCGTTGTTCTTGATACTTCTAGAGGCAGCCAGGGGTGGGAGAAAGCTCCCTTTGGAATTAGAGCAGCGGATTATGTCATCAGGGATCATGCTTGTTATACTTCTTGGTTTGTTCCTTATTGTTCGAGATACATTAAACCTTGATTTCATCAAAGAGCTATTATGA
- the LOC117927263 gene encoding putative germin-like protein 2-1: MAKHFTLLSLLALTCCIAFAFEPKPLQDFCVADPNSSARVNGLVCKNPMLAQANDFSFSGLHVAGNTSNPFGSRVTPVTVAQLPGLNTLGISMARIDYAPWGINPPHTHPRASEILTVLEGPLLVGFVTSNPENRLVTKVLQKGDVFVFPVGLIHFQRNVGYGNAVAIAALSSQNPGVITIANAVFGSNAPIASEVLAKAFQVDKNIVDQLQSKF; the protein is encoded by the exons ATGGCAAAACACTTCACCTTATTGAGCTTGTTGGCTCTCACTTGCTGCATTGCATTTGCTTTTGAGCCTAAACCCCTGCAGGATTTCTGTGTTGCAGATCCTAACAGTTCAG CAAGAGTGAATGGCTTAGTCTGCAAGAATCCCATGCTAGCTCAGGCCAACGATTTTTCATTCAGTGGTCTCCATGTAGCAGGCAACACATCCAACCCTTTTGGGTCCAGGGTCACCCCTGTCACAGTGGCTCAGCTACCAGGGCTCAACACTCTAGGCATCTCAATGGCACGCATTGACTATGCACCATGGGGCATCAACCCACCACACACACACCCCCGAGCGTCTGAGATCCTGACAGTCCTAGAAGGCCCACTCTTAGTTGGATTTGTTACCTCAAACCCAGAGAACCGCCTTGTCACAAAGGTCCTCCAGAAGGGTGATGTGTTTGTGTTCCCAGTGGGACTCATTCACTTCCAGCGTAATGTGGGATATGGAAATGCGGTGGCAATTGCAGCATTGAGCAGCCAAAACCCAGGAGTCATCACCATTGCCAATGCTGTTTTCGGGTCAAATGCACCCATTGCCAGTGAGGTTCTTGCCAAGGCATTCCAGGTTGACAAAAACATTGTGGACCAGCTCCAGTCAAAGTTCTAG
- the LOC117926481 gene encoding 2-alkenal reductase (NADP(+)-dependent)-like, whose protein sequence is MAGLEGVDNGGDENLTMVESREWVMVAYAARGIPTSDHLKLRTTKLSLDADSIPKDHVAVELLWVSVDPYLRGRMSGQDEGLYFSQFALDEVITTCGIGRVIRSKSSRFSKGDLVSTSFFPFSEYCIIEATSLQVVDQTAGIEISTYLSALGVPGFAAWVAIEVIGNPKSGSNVFISAAAGGVGMFAGQLAKFKGCRVVGSTGTDEKVKLLKEEFGYDDAFNYNKETDFDAALSKYFPNGIDLYLDNVGGKMLEAVLNHVNARARIAVSGMISQYNQVWTEREGVRNLLNIVGKEVRIEGYLMGSHMDRFDDFTKAMVTYTKEGKLRSKHKIYYGIESFIESLGSIFSSSNIGKVVIQVKP, encoded by the exons ATGGCTGGCCTTGAAGGTGTTGACAATGGTGGTGATGAGAACCTAACCATGGTGGAGTCACGAGAATGGGTTATGGTAGCCTACGCCGCCAGAGGCATTCCAACGTCTGATCACCTCAAACTTCGCACCACAAAACTATCACTCGACGCTGACTCAATCCCCAAGGACCATGTGGCTGTCGAGCTCCTCTGGGTTTCCGTCGACCCGTATCTCCGAGGAAGAATGAGCGGTCAAGACGAAGGGCTCTACTTTTCCCAATTTGCCCTTGATGAG GTGATAACGACATGTGGAATCGGAAGGGTAATTCGGTCAAAAAGCAGTAGATTTTCCAAGGGTGATCTCGTTAGTACCTCTTTTTTCCCCTTCTCGGAGTACTGCATCATAGAGGCTACTTCTTTGCAAGTGGTTGATCAAACGGCTGGGATTGAAATTTCGACTTATCTCAGCGCTCTAG GGGTTCCTGGATTTGCTGCATGGGTGGCAATTGAAGTGATTGGCAACCCTAAGTCGGGATCCAACGTGTTCATCTCCGCAGCAGCTGGTGGTGTTGGAATGTTCGCCGGACAACTAGCTAAATTCAAAGGTTGTAGAGTTGTGGGTAGTACCGGAACTGATGAAAAG GTGAAACTATTGAAAGAGGAGTTTGGCTATGACGATGCATTCAACTACAACAAAGAAACAGATTTTGATGCTGCTTTAAGCAA GTATTTCCCTAATGGTATCGACCTCTACCTCGATAATGTTGGTGGTAAAATGCTTGAGGCAGTCCTAAACCATGTTAATGCCCGTGCCCGCATAGCAGTCTCTGGAATGATATCTCAATATAATCAG GTTTGGACAGAAAGAGAAGGGGTCAGGAATCTGCTGAATATTGTGGGAAAGGAAGTGAGAATTGAAGGGTATTTGATGGGTTCGCATATGGATCGGTTTGACGATTTTACAAAGGCGATGGTGACCTACACAAAAGAAGGGAAGCTAAGATCCAAACACAAAATCTACTATGGAATTGAGAGCTTCATTGAGAGCTTGGGATCCATATTCTCTAGCTCTAACATTGGAAAAGTAGTCATTCAAGTTAAGCCATAA
- the LOC117926054 gene encoding auxin-binding protein ABP19a-like, producing MAQADIAPSGVVPMHTHPGSLEILLIAKGIVTAGLISSDNTVYLKTLKDEDIMVFPQGLLHFHVNTDRTQALFWVIFCSSNLDLQILNNALFSNNLPSELIENTTFLDDDEVKRLKALLGGSG from the coding sequence ATGGCACAAGCAGACATAGCCCCTAGCGGTGTGGTTCCAATGCACACTCACCCTGGCTCTTTAGAGATACTTCTTATAGCCAAAGGCATTGTCACTGCTGGTTTAATTTCTTCGGACAATACCGTCTACTTGAAAACACTCAAAGATGAAGATATCATGGTTTTCCCTCAAGGGTTGCTGCATTTCCATGTGAATACTGATCGGACACAGGCACTTTTTTGGGTTATCTTCTGTAGCTCGAACCTTGACCTCCAAATCCTCAACAATGCGCTGTTTAGCAACAACTTGCCTTCTGAATTGATAGAGAATACCACTTttcttgatgatgatgaagtgAAGAGACTCAAGGCTCTTCTTGGTGGTTCTGGGTGA